The genomic segment TATGACCTGTTGAGTGCAACGACAGGGACCAACTCGGGGAGTGTCGCGGCCGCGAGTGGCATGATCGTGGCACCATTCCGGGCCATGGGCCTCATCATTCGGCTTCTGATCACAGCGTTCTCGTTGTGGCTGGCCACCGTCTTGATCGACGGCATTGAACTGACCACCGACAAGGTGTCGGAACAGATCATCACGCTGCTGATCGTGGCGGTCATCTTCGGCGTGATCAACGCGGTGCTGCGTCCGATCATCAAGGTCGTGGGCTGCGGCTTCTACGTGCTCACGCTCGGCTTGATCGCTCTGGTCGTCAACGGCGCGCTGTTCATGCTGACCAGCTGGATCGCCGGCCAGTTCGATCTGCCGTTCCACGTCGACGAGTTCTGGCCCAGCGCCGTGCTGGGCGCCCTGCTCGTGGGTGTCGTGAGCTGGCTGCTCAACATGCTCGTCCCCGACGGCGACGACTGATGTTCCGCGAGGCCGGAATCCGCTGGCGGACAGGCGACCCTGCCGCTTGACTCGGTCTCGTGCTGCACGAACTTCACGACGACGGATACGAGCTGAGCTCCGCACGGGAGCGCATCGACGTCTCCACCGTGCATCGGTGGCTGTCCACCGACGCGTACTGGGCCATGGGCCGTCCCCTCGAGCAGATGCGGGCGGCCCTTGACGGCTCCGAGGCGTACGGGATCTATGACCGCGACGGCGCTCAGGTGGCGGTGGCCCGGGTCGTCACCGACGGGGCGGTCTTCGCCTACCTGTGCGACGTCTACGTCGATCCGGCCCACCGGGGTCGTGGCCTCGGCGGTTGGCTGGTACGGCACCTGCGCGACCACTACGCCGCCCGCGGGCTCAACCGCTTCCTGCTGATCACCCGGGACGCGCACGCCGTGTACGCGCCGCACGGCTTCACCGAGGTCGAGCCGGGCCGCTGGATGGAGTGCGACCTGCGGGCCCAGCGGTGAGGTCGGCCATACGCAAGGAGCGAAACGCGCCCGGAACCTTACGGTGAGGGCATGAGCGACGAGCGGCGCGGATATCTCTACGGCCTCGCGGCGTACGGGTTGTGGGGATTTTTTCCGATTTACTTCAAGCACCTGCAGCCGGCGTCACCGCTGGAGATTCTGGCCCACCGGATCGTCTGGTCGGTGGTCTTCGTCAGTCTGCTGCTCGCGGCCATGCGGAACTGGGCTTTCCTCAAGCGTTTGATCCGCTCGCCCAAGCTGCTCGGCGGCCTCGCCCTCGCGGCCCTGCTGATCGGCGTCAACTGGGGTTCTTACATCTACGGCGTCAACTCGGAACGGGTCGTCGAGACGGCACTCGGGTACTTCATCACGCCGCTGGTCATCATGCTGCTCGGCGTGACCGTGCTGCGGGAACGGATGAGCGCCCTGCAGTGGGTCGCGGTCGGCATGGGTGCCCTCGCGGTGGCCGTGCTGACCATCGACTACGGCCACCTGCCGTACATCGCCCTGCTCCTGGCGGGCAGCTTCGGCACGTACAGCCTGGTCAAGAAACGGATGTCACTGCCCCCGGCCGAGGGGCTGTTCGTCGAGTCGTCGGTGCTGGCGCTCCCGGCCCTGGCCTACATCACCTGGCTCACCGCTGCCGGCGACGCCGAGTTCGGGCACGTCTCGGCCACGCACACCGTGCTCATGGTCTTCTCGGGTCTGGCCACCGCGTTGCCGCTGCTGCTGTTCGCGGCGGCGG from the Paractinoplanes abujensis genome contains:
- the rarD gene encoding EamA family transporter RarD; its protein translation is MSDERRGYLYGLAAYGLWGFFPIYFKHLQPASPLEILAHRIVWSVVFVSLLLAAMRNWAFLKRLIRSPKLLGGLALAALLIGVNWGSYIYGVNSERVVETALGYFITPLVIMLLGVTVLRERMSALQWVAVGMGALAVAVLTIDYGHLPYIALLLAGSFGTYSLVKKRMSLPPAEGLFVESSVLALPALAYITWLTAAGDAEFGHVSATHTVLMVFSGLATALPLLLFAAAANSVPMVGIGILQYVAPILQLAVGLLIYHEPMPPARLAGFALVWVALIIFTVDALRRRPRRKETAADPTAATAESATTLPPR
- a CDS encoding GNAT family N-acetyltransferase, with protein sequence MLHELHDDGYELSSARERIDVSTVHRWLSTDAYWAMGRPLEQMRAALDGSEAYGIYDRDGAQVAVARVVTDGAVFAYLCDVYVDPAHRGRGLGGWLVRHLRDHYAARGLNRFLLITRDAHAVYAPHGFTEVEPGRWMECDLRAQR
- a CDS encoding phage holin family protein, with the translated sequence MGLIIRLLITAFSLWLATVLIDGIELTTDKVSEQIITLLIVAVIFGVINAVLRPIIKVVGCGFYVLTLGLIALVVNGALFMLTSWIAGQFDLPFHVDEFWPSAVLGALLVGVVSWLLNMLVPDGDD